In [Phormidium] sp. ETS-05, the genomic window GAAGTAGGGGCGGAGTTGGCATCTTTGAACTTTACGGCGGCTTCTGTGGCGGCGATCTCTGCTCACTCCGACTCACCAGAGCCATTAGATACCCTTCTGCAGCAGCTTGATGAGGATTTTGCTCTCCCCGTGCTGGTTAACTGTCTTAAAATTGCCCAAATTCATGGCACCACACCAGAAACTACTCTCGTGGTTGCCTCCCTAGTGGACAAATTTAATATTGACCTGACGGCGCTACCCCTAAATCCGTGATTCTTGGTCAAGATCCCCATAAAACATCGGGGATCTTGCCATTCCCAGCCTCTTTATGTGTTATTTATCGCAACATAAATTTATAAAAGTTAACAAGTTTTTCAGAGTTTTTCATGGTACAATCAATTTTCAAATAAAACATTAACTGCCCAGACGGCTGTTAAGGCACGTATTTTCTGAATTTAAGGAGTAAGTAAAAATGTCTATTGAAAACGTGAACGTCAAACCCTCCACCCGTAATCACAAGGGCTTTTTCGTACAGCAAGCGGCTTACAAGCTGATGAAGATCGATAATTCTGGCTGGGCTTTGATTTGCGTAGATGATGCGGTTTGCCACTATGTGGACCCAGATGATTTGCAAATCTGCCAAAAGTCTCAGCAAGCTGAGAATTAAACAAATTCACAAAAAAGTTACAATTATTAACGCAATGTTAACTCAGGAGGGCTGTACTGACGAAAAGTACAGCCATATTTTTTTGGGGGCTAGGGGCAATTGATGAATCGCCCCTACAGGTGAAATCTCCTGGCTAGACGGGTTTAAAACAGAAAATAGCGCTGGGCTAGGGGTAATGTGGTGGCTGGTTCGCAGGTCAGCAGCTCACCATCGGCTCGCACTTCGTAGGTTTCCGGGTCCACTTCCACAACGGGTAGGGCATGATTTAATTTCATATCCTGTTTGCTGAGGTGGCGAGTATCAGATACGGCGACAGCAGTTTTTTGCAGTTTCAGTTGAGTAGAAATATCTAGTTGAATTGCGGCTTGGGACAGGAAAGTAAGGGAGGTGGCGGTACGAGCCCCACCAAAACTGCCAAACATGGGCTGACTGTGGATGGGTTGGGGGGTGGGAATGCTGGCGTTAGCGTCTCCCATTTGGGCGTAGGCGATCGCCCCGCCTTTGATGACAAGTTCCGGTTTGACGCCGAAAAATGCCGGACGCCATAAACATAAGTCGGCGAGTTTCCCTGGTTCAATGGAGCCCACATATTTGGCAATGCCATGTGTAATTGCCGGATTAATCGTATATTTGGCAATATATCGCCGCGCCCGAAAATTATCATTTTCCCTGTTGCCACCGCTGCTGTTTGGTGGTGAGAGAAATCCGCGTTGTACTTTCATTTTATGGGCGGTTTGCCAGGTGCGAATAATGGTTTCTCCCACTCGTCCCATTGCCTGGGAATCGGAGGAAATCATACTAAACGCCCCCAAGTCATGTAAAATATCTTCGGCGGCGATCGTCTCCCGGCGGATGCGCGATTCGGCAAAGGCTACATCTTCAGGAATGCTGCGGTCTAGGTGGTGGCAAACCATCAACATATCCAGATGTTCTTCTAAGGTGTTGACGGTGTAAGGTCGGGTGGGGTTGGTAGAAGAAGGCAGCACATTACTTTGGCCGCAAACTTTGATAATATCTGGGGCGTGTCCTCCCCCTGCACCTTCGGTATGATAAGTGTGGATGGTGCGGTTTTTAAATGCGCCGATCGTCTGTTCTACGAACCCAGCTTCATTGAGGGTGTCGGTGTGAATTGCCACTTGAATATCATACTCTTCCGCTACGGCGAGACAAGTATCAATAGTGGCGGGTGTGGTTCCCCAGTCTTCATGGAGTTTTAAACCCATGACTCCGGCTTTTACTTGTTCCACTAATGCGGGGGTTTGACTGCTGTTACCTTTACCGAGAAAACCGAGGTTAACTGGGAAAGCATCAGCGGCTTGCAACATTCGATAAATATTCCAAGGTCCGGGGGTGCAAGTGGTGGCATTAGTGCCAGTGGCGGGACCCGTACCGCCGCCAATCATGGTGGTAATTCCAGAGGCGATGGCTACTTCTATTTGTTGGGGACAAATAAAATGAATGTGAGCATCAATTCCCCCTGCAGTGAGGATGCAGCCTTCTCCGGCGATCGCTTCCGTTCCCGGACCGATAATAATATCTACATTATCCTGAATGTAAGGATTGCCCGCTTTACCGATTTTAAAGATTTTGCCATCTTTAATCCCCACATCGGCTTTCACCACGCCCCACCAATCTAAAATTACCGCATTGGTTATGACTAAATCTACCGCTCCCGCCTCGTTAGTAATGGGAGATTGTCCCATCCCATCGCGGATAACTTTGCCGCCGCCAAATTTCACTTCATCGCCATAGGTGGTGAAGTCTTGTTCGATTTCAATGAACAATTCCGTATCGGCGAGGCGGACGCGATCGCCCACCGTTGGGCCATAAGTCTCCCCATAGGCGCGGCGATCCATTCTATAACTCATGGGCTGTTCCTCCGTTTTGATAAATGCTGTTTAAATTGCCCTTAATTTCCGCCTTTCCCGTCTAAAGAGCCATTAATTAAGCCGTTAAAACCATAAACTTGGCGACTCCCCACAAAGGGGACTAATTCCACCTCTTTATCATCTCCCGGCTCAAACCGCACTGCAGTCCCGGCGGGGATATTTAGGTGCATACCTAGAGCCCGCTCCCGCTCAAAGGTTAAAGCGGCGTTTACTTCATAAAAGTGAAAGTGGGAGCCGACTTGAATCGGACGATCACCCGTATTTGCCACCCGCAACCGCACCGTTTCCCGTCCTGCATTTAACTCAATATCACCCGCTTGATAGATAACTTCTCCCGGAATCATCAATTTACTCCTAATTACTGAATGGGATTATGCACCGTCACCAACTTAGTACCATCGGGGAAAGTGGCTTCTACCTGCACCTCCGTCACCATTTCCGCCACCCCTTCCATCACCTCATCCCGCGTGAGCAAAGTTGTTCCATAACTCATTAAATCCGCCACAGTCCGGCCATCTCTAGCCCCTTCCAGAATGCCAGCGGTAATATATGCCACTGCTTCCGGGTAATTCAATTTTAATCCGCGATTTTTGCGCCGTTCCGCCAGTAATGCCGCCGTAAAAATCAACAATTTATCTTTTTCTTGGGGTGAAAGCTGCATCGTTAGCCCTCCGGTTCTGATTGGATAATTTCTTCTAGCTGGGCGATGAGTACAGGTAAATCCATAGTCACCGTATCCCAAACAATATCGAAATCTATATCAAAATAGGCATGAATTATCCTATTTCTTAGGCCAACTATTTTCGCCCATTCGATTTGGGATAATTCGTCCCGGCGCTGTTTTGTAATGCGGGAAGCCGCCTCCCCGATAATTTCCAAACATCGCACCAGTGCAAAGGACAGCATTTTATCTGTGTCTAGGTCATTTTTGGTGCGATTTTCGGCAAATGAAACTGCATCTCTGGCAGCATCAACTATATGAAGCATCCGAGTCCGGTTATCGATAAACATAAATCACCTCAGCAGAATCGAGTACCTTTTGGCGAAAATAGCGGCTGAGTTCTTCGGGAGTGCGCAAATCGACTTTGCGTCCTAGCATCTCCGTAAGGTCCATTTCCAAGCCCACTAAGCCAAAATAACCAATCCTCTTCTCCGGCATAAATTCTACCAGAATATCGATATCACTTTCTGGGGAAAAATCATCCCGCAACACAGAACCGAATAGGGAGAGTTTTTGGATTTGGTTGTCTTGGCAGAAGCGGGCAATTTTGTCAAGGGGGATTTTTACTGGTAATTGGTTGAGTTTCATGGGATTTTCCTCCTAGTTACAGAGGCCATACTCGGGGCAAACAGATGGGGCGTCCCCAAACCGATCGGCGGAGGATCTGCCACACTGCAATAAACCATTGTCGCACCTCTGGGGTGGAATGGCCACGGTATCTACATAATAAACCATTGGGGAGGCGTGTCACCCCCGCTTGGCCAGTTTTGGGGGGATATTGCTCCCATAATTGTCTGGCTTCGGCGATGAGTTCGGAGGTCACGGGTTCACCTAACCAAGCCAGGGTAGCAACTATGGGGAAAGCACCTAAAGCGTGGGGACTGGTGCAGGTTTCCTCACTCCCCCGGAGTTGTTGTCGGTCAATCCAGAGGGGAATTCCTTGTTGCCAAATTTCCGTGTCACCGCGCCAATTTCCTTCGTGAAATTTCTCGCCTCTGGCACTGCGGCCAAATCGGTTGATTTCCCATAGTAATAGATGGGCTTTGGGGGCTAATTCTATATGGAGATTTTGGCGATATCTGGCGCTATTAAAGATTATATTCTCTTGGGGCAACCATTCTAAGTAGGCGCCCGGTTCAATTTTTATGTTAATATCTTGATAGGCTGTTTGGCCATTACTGCGATATATTTTGGCGGCGGCGGCGGTGGTGATTAAGGCATGAGTGTCTGGCTCTAAGTGTATGGATTGGGAAAGACGATCGCCCCCAACGATGCCCCCAGCCGTATGCAGGATAACGCTATGGCAACAGTCCTCCCCTTCGGGATAAAATGGTCGCTGTAATTTCAGGGGGGCGGTGGCTTTTTTATGGGTGATGTAGGTGCCCCCACCTTTGCTACCATAAACTAATTCTAAACTCCCATGCCAAGCCGATGGGAGGATAGATGGGGCTAGATTAGTGGGATTCATGGGCACCTTGACTGGGGAAATAGAGGTTTAAAGCGATGTTAAACGGCGAGGAACCGCTGGATAGTTTCATTACTGAGTTCGCTGGTGGCTCCAGAGGCAACAATACCACCTTTTTGCATGGCATAATACCAATCAGCTTCCCGGACAAAGTGCAAGTGTTGTTCTACTAACAGCACAGAAATCCCGGTTGATTGGATAATTCGCCTGACGGCGGCTTCAATTTCTAGGATAATCGAAGGTTGGATGCCTTCGGTGGGTTCATCGAGGACGAGTAAACGAGGATTGCCCATGAGAGCCCGGGCGATCGCCAATTGTTGCTGCTGTCCGCCGCTCAAATCTCCCCCCATCCGGTTTAACATCCTTTGCAATACCGGGAACAGCTCGAAAATTTCATCAGGAATCGCCAGATTTTTCGGACGTTTTGGCCGAGCTTCCAATCCCAATAATAGATTTTCTCTCACCGTCAACCGAGGAATGATTTCCCGTCCTTGGGGCACATAACCAATCCCCATTTTCGCCCGCACATCGGGGGATTTATTGGCGATCGGTTCCCCAGCTAAATAAATTTGTCCCCGTCGCGGTGCAATTAAGCCCATAATGGTTTTTAACATCGTGGTTTTACCCACCCCATTGCGGCCAATTAAGCATACCATTTTTCCCCCAGGTACGCTCAAATCCACATCGCGCAAAATGTGACTTTCTCCATAATAGACATTTAACCCCGATACTTGCAGCATCAGATGGGAGCCGCCGTCTTTTATGGGCTGTGATTCGGTTTGATTAATTGAGTTCATAATTTGTCCTTTGTCACTTGTCCTTTGTCACTTGTCCTTTGTCATTTGTCCAATTCCCCCCTCTCCCCACTTGGGAGAGGGGTTGGGGGTGAGGGCTTTAGCATTTGTCCTTTGTCACTTGTCCTAATGTGCGGCTTCTTCCGAGGTACTGCCCAAATAGACTTGGATAACTCGCGGGTCACTTTGTACCTGCTCTATACTGCCTTCGCACAATACCGAACCCTCATGCAGTACCGTCACCGTCCGGGCAATTTGTCGCACGAATTCCATATCGTGTTCAATCACAATAATCGAATGACTTTCGGCTAAGGACACCAGCAATTCTCCGGTTAACATCGTTTCTTCATCGGTCAAACCCGCGACCGGTTCATCTACCAGCAATAAATCGGGAGATTGCGCCACTAACATCCCAATTTCTAGCCATTGCTTTTCTCCGTGGGAGAGCAATCCTGATAAAATATCAGCTTTGGCGGTTAAACCGATGGTTTCTAACAAACTATTGACGGTTTGGCGTTCCCCGGACGGTGTGGGTTTTAGCAGGGTGGTAAATACGTTTTTTTGGCGATTGCAGGATAACTCTAAATTTTCCCTTGGGGTGAGGTTGAGGTAAACTCGCGGGGTCTGAAATTTCCGCCCGACGCCAAACCGAGCGATTTGATGTTCGGAAAATTTCCGCAAATTGCGCCCTTTGAATAAAACTCTGCCTTTGGTTGGTTTGACTTTGCCGGTGATGACATCGAGAAATGTGGTTTTGCCCGCGCCATTGGGGCCAATAATCACCCGCAGTTCGCCGGTATTCATACTAAATGTTAGGTTGTTGAGGGCGTTAAAGCCATCAAAACTAACGGTTAAGTTCTCGATTTCTAATATTTTCCCGTTCACGGATTACCTCAATTGGGCAAATATGGATTAATGGCGATTAAGTTTAAGGTTCCAAAGTTTCGCGCTCGCGCTGCACTTCTGGGTCTTCTTCCAATTGGGGATAGGTGGTGACATAGCGGGGACGCCGGATGATTTGGCGGAATAAGTCAATGCCTTCGGTGCGTACCCAGCCGATGATACCATTGGGAAGTACCAAAACTACAATCAGGAACATGGCGCCTTGGAAAAATAGCCAAATATCGGGGAATTTTTCGCTGAATAGGCTTTTACCATAGTTGACTAATAAGGCGCCCAAGATGGCTCCTACTAAGGTGGCGCGTCCTCCCACGGCGACCCAAATCACCATTTCTATGGAGAAGGCAATATCCATTGCTCTGGGGGAAATGATACCGGTTCTGAGGGTGAACATGGCGCCACCAATTCCCGCTAAGGCGGCGGAAATGGCAAATACTAATACTTTATAGCCGGTGGGGTCGTAACCGGAGAAGCGCACGCGGGTTTCATCATCGCGAATGGCGACGAGCAGGCGGCCAAATCTTCCGGTGGTGAGCCACCGACAAAGTGCGTAGCCTCCGACTAAGAGGAGGACGGTGATGATGTAAAATCCGTATTGGGTTTTGGCATCGGAAATGGGGAAACCTAAGATGGTTTGAAAGTCGGTGAGTCCGTTGGTGCCATTGAATAGTTTTTGCTGGCCGTTGAAGAAGTTAAAAAAGACGATCGTGGCTGCTTGGGTGAGGATGGAGAAGTAAACGCCTCGGATGCGGTTGCGGAAGACGAGATATCCTAATAAGGCGGCGAGAATGGCGGGGATGAGGAAGACGGCAATAATGCTGAAGGGTAAGGAATAGAACGGGTGCCAAAACCAGGGGAGTTTGGTCACGCCGTAGAGGTTCATAAATTCGGGGAGTTGGTTGCTGGCGGTGGCGGGGATTTGTAGTTTGATGTGCATGGCGATCGCGTAGCCACCGAGCGCGAAAAAGATGCCATGTCCCAAACTGAGCATCCCCGTATAACCCCAAATTAAATCGATGCCCAGAGCGACTATGGCTAAGGCTAAATACCGCTGCAGCAAGTCGAGGCGAAAATCTGACAGCACCAGGGGCATAATGACGATTAAGAAGAGGGCCGCTACCCCCACTAAGCATATCTCAAACCAGCGCGGTTGCTGTTGGGAAAAAGTATAAATTTTTGCCCATAGTTGCTCCCAGGGAGGGAGAGATGAGGCATCATCTGCGATTTTATTTGGTTTCATATCTAAACCCCCGATTTTGTAATTGGCACATCAGCCCGTAATGATGCCTAGGCATCTACGGTGCGTCCTTTTTGGGGGAACAGTCCCGCCGGACGTAATTGCAGGAAGATGATGATTAATACAAATACCATCACTCTTGCCATGCTTGTAGTGGCAAAAAATGTCAAGAAATCAAATATTGGATTACCGGGGGATACCATTAAGGCGAGGACACCAGAACCAATGATGTAGTTTACCAGGCCGATCGCCAGTGCTGCCACCACCGTCCCGACAATTTTGCCGACACCACCCACTACCACCACCATAAACGCATCCACAATATAGTTTTGTCCCGTATTTGGTCCCACGGAACCGAGCAAACTAATGGCACAACCGGCAATTCCTGCCAAACCAGAACCTAGGGCAAAGGTTAAAGCATCTACTTTTTGCGTGGGAATGCCCAAACAAGCACTCATACTCCGATTTTGGGTGACAGCACGAATGCGCAAACCCCAGGGCGATTTTAACAAAAACAGGTAAATTCCTACCACACAAATGATGGTGAGGGCGATAATAAACAACCGCACGAAAGGTAATTGAAAACTGCCCAAAGGCAACCCGCCGCGCAGCCACCCAGGTGCAGTCACATCCACCCCCTGCGCCCCAAACCAGGGTTTGGTGACAGCTAGTTTAAATATTTGCCCTAAAATCGTACCACAAACCAAGGAAATACCCGCCGCTAGGGGTAATAGTACCACGATCGCCCACTGTCTAATCCGCTCAAAATCTGGTCGCCGCTTGATGACCCATAAGCCGCCAAAAAATAGCAGACAAAATAGGACAATTTGCAGGCACATCACCCAGCTAACCTGGCGGACAAACTGTTGGAGAATTAAACTGACGCCCCAAGTAGCCAGCAGGGTTTCTAAGGGGCGACCGTAGAGATAGCGAATTACGCCTCGTTCTAGAGCTAATCCCGCTGCTGCAGCCACAATAAATGCCACCGGTAGCGCCACAATAATATAGCCGCTAAACCAAGGTTCTCCTAGGGCTTTAAAGGTATTTTGTACCAGAAATGTGGTATAGGCTCCTAGCATCATTAATTCGCCATGAGCTAGGTTAATCACGCCCATAATGCCGAAGACAATGCCTAAGCCCAAAGCGGCAATTAATAAAACCGCTCCGATGCTGACGCCATTAAATAGACTCTCAAAAAATACTGCCATTTGCTTTGCTTGCTACTGTCCATAGACTTGATTTTTTATATTGCCAGCGGCTAAAGAGCTGAGAATTATCTCAATTCTCAACTCTCAAATTGCCTCAGTACGTTACATCTTGTACTTGCCGCCTTTCGCTGGGTCGGACCAGTCGCAGGCGTAGCCTTTGGTTTCAGCTACATATTGATTCCAGGGAATGGGATCTACTGGTTTGGGTGTAGCATAGACGATTTTAAACATCCCATCTTCGCCGATTTCTCCAATTCGCACGGTTTTGGCGATATGATGGTTGTTATTCATCGTGACCAGACCTTCTGGGGCTTGAAATGTTTGCCCCAAGGCGGCTTTTCTCACGGCTTCGAGGTCGTCTGCTTTGGCTGCTTTCTCTACCGCCTGTTTCCACAGGTAAACCATGATGTAAGCCGCTTCCATTGGGTCGTTGGTCACGCGGTCTTGGCCATATTTAGTCTTGAAGGCTTCGACAAATTTTTTGTTTTCTGGGGTATCTACGGATTGGAAGTAGTTCCACGCGGCGTAATGTCCTTTGAGATATTCTGGCCCGATCGCTCTCACTTCCTCCTCGGCGATACTCACGGACATGGTGGGATATTTATCCGGTGTCAACCCGGCTCCCTGCATTTGTTTGAAAAATGCTACGTTACTATCACCATTCAGAGTGTTGAAAATTACCCCGCCATCGGGCAAAGCGGCTTTAATTTTGGTGATAATCGGGGTGACTTCCGTGCCGCCGAGGGGGATGTAATCTTCTCCCACGGTTTGCCCGCCTTTGGCTTCGAGTTGGGCTTTGATTATGGTGTTTGCCGTGCGGGGAAATACGTAGTCGGATCCGACTAGGAAAAATTGTTTGCCTTTATTTTCTAACAGCCAATCCACCGCTGGTTCTATCTGCTGATTGGGGGCTGCTCCGGTGTAGAAAATATTCTTAGAGCATTCCTGGCCTTCATATTGCACAGGATACCACAGCATATGGTTTTTTGACTCAAATACCGGTAATACGGCTTTGCGAGATGCTGATGTCCAGCAGCCAAACACGGTGACGACTTTATCGCTATCAATGAGTTTTTTTGCTTTTTCGGCAAAGGTGGGCCAGTCCGATGCGCCATCTTCGACGATCGCCTGTATTTTCTTGCCCAGAACCCCGCCAGCATTGTTAATCTCCTCAATGGCTAGCTGTTCTGCATCCACCACACTTTTTTCACTGATTGCCATTGTCCCGCTCAAGGAATGGAGGATTCCCACCTTAATGGTATCTCCGCCACCGGCTGCACTTTGCCCTCCTTGTGTCCCCGAACCGGTTTCACTGCTATTTTGCGTTGCACAACCTTTAATCAGAAAAGTGCTTCCCAGGGCTGCTGAACTGTATAGTAAAAATTTACGTCTTCCCAATCCATGTGCCATGCTCTGGACTCCTACCGACATTCGCTCGGTGCTAAGGGTTTTGATATTAAAGCGATGCTATCAAAAAAAATTGTATTTTATAATACATACCCCTTTCTTAACCGTGGCGGTAAAACCTGTAATATTTTCCCCCAGCCAACTCTGGCGAATGTTACGATTTTTAACGTTCCCTTGACGTTCATGGCTGCATAAGTGAATGAGGGTTTATCAAGTCAGCACAAAGCTCCCCCAGTGTGGATGATACACAATCGCAAATGGGGTAATTTTTGATTCTACACCAGATTAGCGCGGATAAACTCAATCACGGTTTCTAGTCCGGTTTTGGTCTTTAAATTGGTAAAGGTAAAGGGTCGATCGCCCCGCATTTGGCGAGCATCCCGCTCCATCACGCCCAAATCTGCTCCCACTAAAGGAGCCAAGTCAGTTTTATTAATCACCAGCAAATCAGATTTGGTAATACCGGGTCCCCCTTTGCGCGGTATTTTATCACCAGCAGCCACATCAATCACATAAATGGTTAAATCCACTAATTCTGGACTAAACGTGGCGGCTAGGTTATCGCCGCCACTTTCCACAAACACGATATCCAGGTGGCTAAACTGTCGTTCTAGTTGCGCGATCGCCCCTAAATTCAGGGAAGCATCTTCCCGAATCGCCGTATGAGGACAACCGCCGGTTTCCACCCCGATAATCCGTTCCCGCTCCAAAGCCTGAGAACGGACTAAAAACTGGGCATCTTCCTGAGTATAAATATCATTCGTCACTACCGCCAAATGATACTGCTCCCGCATTGCCTTGCACAGAGCTTCCACCAAAGCCGTTTTCCCCGACCCCACCGGGCCCGCAATTCCTACCCGAAAAGCACTCATAGCAATTTTAGATTTTTCCCTAGTCAGATATTAGACCATTTTGCCATTTTTGTCACCATCAGCTCTAATATTTTCCCCTTCCTCGCCAATTTCAGCTCCTAAATAAACGAGAATATTGGGTTTCATGGTGCATACTGGCTAAGGATAACCCCCACGTACAACTACTCAGGTCCTCATCGGCGACGGTGAGAATATCTTGGGACGCTGCCACCAATATCGGTTGTAAATTTAATAATAACTGTTGTCCCGCCGTTTGCCCCAAGGGAATCAATTTCACCCCAGCTCCGATACAATTAGATGTCCAACTTTGCAAATATCCCAGTAAAGCTGATGCGGGGGGAATTTGCCAATAAGCGGCGGCGATACCAAAGGCAATGGCGAAATTGCAATCTTGCTCCCGCCAATGATGCGCAATTACCAGGGTTTCTGACTCTGGGATTAAAGCCAGAAATAACCGGATTAAGGCATTACCCATTTGCCAGCTTTGTTGGCGCAGTTCTTCCGTTTCTCTGGACGCCGATGCCCAATGATTCCAGTATTGTAAACTGGCCATATCTCCCGCGATCGCGGCTTTCTGTCCCCGCACCATCACCGCTGCATCTAAATGAATGCTTCCCTCCTGTAATGAGGATTTTATCCAATGTTTGAGATGTTCGGCATTAGCAATTACTCCCTGCTCTACCAGGATTTCTAACCCTTCAGAATAGCTGTAGGCTCCTACGGGTAAACTGGTACTGGCTAACTGAAGTAAAGATAATAAGGAAAAATCATTGAGCATGAGGCTGGATAATTCTTATTCGTGATTATGATGGTGATGATAGGCCCCCGTTTCAGGGAAAAAGGGGGCAATTTCTTCTATGACTTGCAATCCCATTTGTTGCAACATTGATTTTAGCACAGAATCGGGACTAAGACGTAAATAATCTGGTGTAATTTCTAAGGAAACGTGACGATTGCCTAAATGATAGGCAGCTCTTAATAAGTCTAATGGGTTATGGGCGGTAACGGTGAAAATGGGTTCGGGTTTGGCGGTGACGAGGAGGACGGTTTCTCCGGTTTCTGAGGCTAATCGATCGCCATGTTGCAGAATTGTGCCTCTGGGTAAGTTAAGAGATACTGTCTCTCCCTCTTCGGTGGTGAAGCGATGGCGGCTGCGGGTGCGATCGTCCGCTGTTAATGATAGCGTATAGTGGCTAACACCGCTGGCATCTGGCGGCAAAATTTGAGTGAAAATAAACATTATTTATATCTCGTTTTTTTAGGGAATAAACCAGGGCGAAGCATTCGCGCCGATACCCTGTTCTTGTGAGAGAAAATATGTAACGCGAATGCTTCGCCCCTACGCAATCAAACCGGGTTTTCTGCCCTGCTACTACCTAGATGAGCCCAAAATACAACTAAATGTAGGGTGGGCATTGCCCAAAATACCAGGCTGTAGCCCAAAATACCAAGCTGTAGGGCAATGCCCACCCTGGCTACCTAGATGAGAATATTTGTGTCAAAGCGGGTTTTAAGGTGGGATATTGATATTCAAATCCCAGGTCTAAAGTGCGTTTCGGTAGCACTTGCTGCCCTTCGGTGACGACTTTGGCGCCTTCACCTAATAGCAATTGCGGGACAAATTCGGGAACCGGCATCCAAGATGGTCGGTTCATCACTGCTCCGAGGGTTTTACAAAATTCTCCCATGCGCACGGGGTTGGGGGCAACCGCGTTGACGACGCCTTGAAACTGGGCATCATCCAAAGCGCGGATGATTAAGGATACCAAATCATCGCGATGAATCCAAGAAAACCACTGACGCCCGCTGCCAATGGGTCCTCCGGCAAATAGTTGGAAGGCGGGAATCATTTTGGCTAAGGCTCCACCTTCTTTGCCTAAAACAATGCCTGTACGGACGATCGCCAACCGGGTCCCCCCCGCCGTCACTTTTTGCGCTTGCGCCTCCCACTCCCGACAGACGGCGGCGAGAAAATCACCCCCCGGAGGACTGGTTTCGTCAAAAGCGGCGGTTTCGCTGGTGCCGTAGTAGCCGATCGCCGAAGAATTCACCAAAACCTTGGGTTTGGGGTTGGCGGCGAGGATGGCTTCCACAATTTTCGCCGTGCCTAGTTTGCGGCTATCCATGATTTCCCGCTTCCGATCGTCTGTCCAGCGTTCCTCGGCAATAGCCGCACCAGCGAGGTTCACTACCCCATCATAACCGGCAATTAGCCCCTGCCAATCCCCAGACTCCCCTGGTTTGTAGGCGGCGATGTTGACTTTGGGGAAGGTGGCGGCGGGAAAGACGCGGCGGGTCCGCTCCACATTCCGCGTCAACACCAAGATTTCGTCTCCACGAGCCTGTAACTGCGCTACTAAGCGAGGTCCGACAAATCCCGTGGCACCTGTGATGGCAACTCTCATATTTTTATTATCTTTTCTTCAATATCTGAAAAAGATTGTTAACAAATCGTCCCTCGACGCTTTGATATCATATCGTCAAACTGGTAATGCCTGGAGGATCTCCCCTGCTCTAACCTCTGTTGTCCCCACTCCCCTGGGGTTTGAGGTACTCTCAAGTGTGATATTGAGCGAAATCAGCCAGGAATGTTTCAAGCAACAAGGAAAGCCATGAAATTGGCAGCAAGAGTCGGTGAGGTAACGCCCTCCTTAACATTGGCGATCGCCGCCACAGCCAAAGCGATGAAGGCTGAGGGCATCGATGTTTGCAGTTTTAGCGCCGGGGAACCGGACTTTGACACTCCGGCGC contains:
- a CDS encoding TIGR01777 family oxidoreductase, translated to MRVAITGATGFVGPRLVAQLQARGDEILVLTRNVERTRRVFPAATFPKVNIAAYKPGESGDWQGLIAGYDGVVNLAGAAIAEERWTDDRKREIMDSRKLGTAKIVEAILAANPKPKVLVNSSAIGYYGTSETAAFDETSPPGGDFLAAVCREWEAQAQKVTAGGTRLAIVRTGIVLGKEGGALAKMIPAFQLFAGGPIGSGRQWFSWIHRDDLVSLIIRALDDAQFQGVVNAVAPNPVRMGEFCKTLGAVMNRPSWMPVPEFVPQLLLGEGAKVVTEGQQVLPKRTLDLGFEYQYPTLKPALTQIFSSR